The DNA segment CGTGGGACATGGACCAACTGGACAACGAAATCCCCGGTGCGCGGGGACACCAGTTCGCCGACGACCCGAACTACGTGAGCGGAACGGTCGCGCGAAAGCGCGTTCGCGTCGCCGGAATCGGCAACATCGGGAGTCGCTACGCGGCGGCGACGGACCACCTCGGCGCGGACGTGGCCGCCTACGACCCGTTCGCGGACGAACCCTGTTTCCACAGCACCGGCGCACGGCAGGTGTACAGCATGGAGGAACTCGTGAGCGACGCCGAAATCTTCGCGCCGACGATTCCGCTGACTCCCGTGACGAAGGGCGTCATCACCGCCGAGCACATCCACGGGCTTCCCGAGGGATCGATCCTCGTGCTCATCACGCGGGCCGGAATCTGCGACATGGACGCCGTCCGGGAGCGCGTGCTCGCCGACGAAATCGTCCTCGCCGCCGACGTGTGGGACGAGGAACCGCTCCCCATCGATGACCCGCTGCTCGACCGCCACAACGTCGTGCACACGCCCCACATCGCGGGGCGGACCCGCGACGCGAACGAGCGCTGGGCCGAACACCTCGACGCGCATTTCGGTTCGGTCTAGCGAAAGCAAAAAGCCAATTCCCCGCCCTCGAAACAAAGAGACGGTCCGAACCACGAACCATGGCAACCCATACTACATTTCACGATTCACAGCGGCTCAGACAGGAGATACTCCGCGTCCTGAACTTCTACTATCCCGACTGCATCGACACCCGCTACGGTGGATACATCGCGCAACTGGACGAGCGAGACGGGTTCGTCTACGACGGCCACACGAAACACCTCGTCGCCACCGCGCGCGCGGTTCACAATTTCAGCGTCGGCGCGCTCCTCGACGGACCGGTCTGGTGTCGGACGGCGGCCGAACACGGACTCGCCTTCCTCTCGAATCACCAGTGGGACGCCGAGAACGGCGGGTACGATTGGCTCCTCGAAGGTCGGGAAACGGTGGACGACACGCGGTTCTGCTGCGGTGACGCGTTCGTCGTTCTCGCCAGCGCGCGGGCGCTCGAAGCCGGAATTCCGGGTGCGGAAGCCGAACTCGAACGGGGCGTCGAAACCATCGACCGTCACTTCTGGGAACCCGAACACGGGATGTACGCCGACCGCGCCGACGGGGAGTGGAACGAAGTCGTCCCGTACCGCGGGTTGAACGCGAACATGCACACCTGCGAGGCGATGCTCGTGGCCTACGAGGTCACCGGAAACCCCGACTACCTCGACCGGGCGTACTCCATTGCGGAGGGAATCGTCCGCGACCTCGCGGCCGAAACGGACGGCAAGTTGTGGGAGCACTACGATTCGAACTGGGCGCACGACATGGCCTACAACGAGGACCAACCGCGCCACCAGTTCCGCCCGTGGGGCTACCAACCGGGCCACCACCTGGAGTGGTCGAAACTCCTCTCGCACCTCGCCGAGTTCAGGGACGAGAACTGGATTCGGACCTCGGCGCGCGACCTGTTCGACCACGCGGTCGAAATGGGCTGGGACGACGAGAACGGCGGGTTCTACTATACCGTGGAGGCGGACGGGACGCCCGTCGTCGCGGACAAATACGGCTGGGCGGTCACGGAGGGTATCGGGGCGGCGGCCCGCCTCGGGGGGACCGACGGACGGAGTATCTGGACTGGTACGACCGACTGTGGGAGTACGCCCGGGAGAACTTCGTCAATCCCAAACACGGCAACTGGTTCGAGCGACTGAACCGGACGAACGACCGCGACGACCCGAACCGCGGCGTCGCGGTCGAACCGGGCTACCACCCCATCAGCAACATGTTCGCCGCGATGGACGTTGTGCGTCGTTCGGGTTAGTTTACCCTCGTTTTCGCTGCCGACGCGCGAGTGGGTTTATCATGTTGGATGACGACTAGGAACGTATGCGTTCCATTCGCCTTACACGCGCGTTGAGTCGTGCTCGTCACGCCGCCATCGGTGCCGCCATCGGCGGCGCTATCGGCGGCTTCATCAGCAAAAACGCGGCAAGTACCGGCGGCGCACTCGGTGCCTTCGCCGGTGCGACGATCGGAGAGACGCGGGTAACCGCCCGCTCGCGCATCGATCAGGTCAAAGAACGGAGGAACCCGGAACAGGCGGAACAGTAACGGCCGGAACACCAACGGCCAGTCCCAAACGGTTTCCCCCGGACGCCCGAACGAGTTCGTATGGGCCGGGAAGACGACGTCGCGCTGTCTGTCGCGGAGTTCGTGGACTACTGTGAGACGCAGGCGGGGTTGCTGATGGGAAACGTCGAAACGATGACGACGGAAGCCGACGCGTTGCTGGACGACATCGACGACAGAGTGTCGGAGGTGCGCGCTCGGTTGGAAGACAGCCCCGAGGACGTCGAAACGGCGGAGCACCCGCCATCGACGGATGGTCCCGAAAGAGAAGTCGATACCGCGGCGGTGACCGAACTGGAGCGTGAAATCGAAGAGACGCAGGCCGTCGTGGAAGCCAAGCGCGCACGGATCGTGGCGTTTCGGGAGTTAGCGGACGGCTACGGGTCCCTCGCCGATGACCTCCGCTCCGAGGTGGACGACGGACGCGAAGCGTTGGACCGTGTCGTCCGGTTCGAGGCCGACGCGGACGCGCCGGTGTACTTCGACGACCGACAGACGGTGTACGAGGCCGCTACGTCGGAGGAATCGAGGGACAAGTAACCGTCCGCGGTCACGCGAACGGTTTCCGATGCGAGAGCGTCGTCGAGCGGACGAATTCTCGCGAGGAGTTCATATTTATTTTGTGAACCTAATAGAAGGATAAAAGCTGGTGGACGAACAAACGTGATGCAATGTCGCTACACAACCAACGGCAATACAATGGTTATTTTCCAAGTCGGCGACACAAGTACGTAGCGATCGCCACGTTCGCCGTCGTTGGGTTTTGGGGCTACTGGTCATTTGTGCGCGGCGTCGTCTTCGCAACGATGTATGTCGTTGCGTTCGGTCTGTTCGGGATTTTGTTCGTACTACTCTGGGAGTGATCGACGGCAGTCGGGGCGAGCGGAACGCGAGTCCCCAACGCGTCGAATAACACCCTCTCAGGCGACTTCGGTCCGGATTTTCCCGTCCTCCAACCGAACGACCGTGTCGAACCGCGGTTGCAGTTGCATGTCGTGGCTGATGACGACGAGCGCGGTTTCGGCCGTTTCCTGCAGTCGGAACAATAGATCGAGCACCTGCGTGGTCGTGTCGGGGTCGAGTTGGCCAGTCGGTTCGTCGGCGAGCACGATGGCGGGGTGGTTCGCCAGCGCGCGGGCGATGGCCACGCGCTGTTTTTCCCCGCCCGAGAGCGTCGCGGGATACTGGTCCGCGCGGTCCTCGATTTCGAGTCTGGAAAAGAGCGTTTCGAGCCATTCCTCGTCCCGCGTTCCGGTGTGGTCCTGCGGGAGGGCGGCGTTCTCCCACGCGGTCAAATCCTCGATGAGCTGAAAGTCCTGAAAGATGAAGCCGAGCGTCTCACGGCGCAACTTGGCGCGTTTTCGTTCGGGAAGTTCGGCGGTGTCCTCGCCGCGGATGCTGACCGTCCCGCTCGTCGGCGTGTCGAGCAGGCCGAGTACGTTGAACAGCGTCGTCTTCCCCGCCCCGCTCGGCCCCTGTACGAGGAGTTGGGCGTCCGTCGGAATCGACATCGACACGTCCTCGATAACGTCCCGTCCCCCCCGAGCGACACGGACTGAATCCGCGTCCAGCACGGTTTCGGTCATGGTATCACCCCTACAATCGTTCCCCCCAACTTTCTTCCGGTTCGATGGGGGTCGTTCCGCGCTGAACCGCCGTCGGTTCGGAGACGAGGTAGGGCATCGCCGCGATGAGGACGCTCAGACACATCAACACCAGTGCGCTCCCGGCCGCGAGCAGGAGAATCGGGAGCGGAATCTGCGGCGAGAGTCGGACGCCGAAGACGGTGAACAACCCGGCGAGTGCGAGGAGTCGTAACGTCAACAGCGCGGCGATGATGGCGACGATGATGGCCGGAATCGAGAGACGACAAGCGTCGGTGAGCAGGATTCGAACCAACCGCAACCGGTTCGCGCCGGTCGCTCGATAGACGCCGACGGCGCGGCGGCGCGCGTGGACGGCTTGCGCGAACGTCGCCGTCGTCCCGCCGACAGCGGTCAATCCGGCCAGCACGACCATCACCAGCAAGAGGAGGTTGAAGTTCCCGAACACGCCGCGGACCGCCCCGCCGATTCCGGATCCGCTGGAGTAGTCGGTGTTTCGGGCGAGCGTCGAGAACGTGGGCGTCGCCGTGGACGGTGAACGAATCCGTCGCAATCGTTCGGCCGTCGGTGACCACTCGAACCGAGTAGTTACCCGGCGACAACATATCGTTCGAGTCGGATGCGGCCGTTCCGGAAGCGTCGGCGGACCCCCCGAGTTGCCTCGTCGTGACGACCGACTCGTAGGGTGGAATCGAAACCTCCCGCGACACCGTGGTCGTCCGCGTGACGAGCGAGATGTTTCGCGTGATCGGTTGACTCCACGGATTGAACAGGACGATATTCGCGGTCGGGTGTGACATGGTGCTCA comes from the Haladaptatus sp. R4 genome and includes:
- a CDS encoding D-isomer specific 2-hydroxyacid dehydrogenase family protein, yielding MTRTIVVDPLFEDVWPLAADHLHHLWTESGDEVEFVRLPEERETGLAAAVSSPESVEKLVSLGVLASEDDLAEFTNLREAFVMTDSMYNADEELSEYLTDRGVTVHDHTNEGFWSESVSEFGLGLTIDALRQIPQKHAAMAESHEPWDMDQLDNEIPGARGHQFADDPNYVSGTVARKRVRVAGIGNIGSRYAAATDHLGADVAAYDPFADEPCFHSTGARQVYSMEELVSDAEIFAPTIPLTPVTKGVITAEHIHGLPEGSILVLITRAGICDMDAVRERVLADEIVLAADVWDEEPLPIDDPLLDRHNVVHTPHIAGRTRDANERWAEHLDAHFGSV
- a CDS encoding ABC transporter ATP-binding protein, with protein sequence MTETVLDADSVRVARGGRDVIEDVSMSIPTDAQLLVQGPSGAGKTTLFNVLGLLDTPTSGTVSIRGEDTAELPERKRAKLRRETLGFIFQDFQLIEDLTAWENAALPQDHTGTRDEEWLETLFSRLEIEDRADQYPATLSGGEKQRVAIARALANHPAIVLADEPTGQLDPDTTTQVLDLLFRLQETAETALVVISHDMQLQPRFDTVVRLEDGKIRTEVA
- a CDS encoding FtsX-like permease family protein: MVVLAGLTAVGGTTATFAQAVHARRRAVGVYRATGANRLRLVRILLTDACRLSIPAIIVAIIAALLTLRLLALAGLFTVFGVRLSPQIPLPILLLAAGSALVLMCLSVLIAAMPYLVSEPTAVQRGTTPIEPEESWGERL